The following proteins are co-located in the Streptomyces sp. NBC_01198 genome:
- a CDS encoding 3' terminal RNA ribose 2'-O-methyltransferase Hen1: MFLTISTTGSAAAPATDLGYLLHKHPGRAQVFATSYGDAHVFYPEATAERCTAALLLEVDPPALVRRGRGKGRGGAPDAALAQYVNDRPYAASSLLAVALRTVFASALRGECRTLPERAAATLPLRVEVPAVPARGGPALVARLFEPLGWQVTAQPVRLDDHFPEWGDSRYVGLVLEGELRLSDALRHLYVLLPVLDDAKHYWVSADEVDKLLRFGEGWLAGHPEQRLITRRYLARRWSLTREADERLELVRLADADDVAVEQIDNAVEAEQPDGTEERPAPLAVQRREAILAGLRSAGAARVLDLGCGQGQLVAALLKEPRFTEIVGVDVSVRALEMAARRLHLDRMGERQSSRLTLLQGSLAYTDKRLKGYDAAVLSEVVEHLDLPRLPALEYAVFGAARPRTVIVTTPNVEYNVRWETLPAGRRRHADHRFEWTRREFRDWAAAVAGRYGYTVEFRPVGPDDPEAGPPTQLAHFTGGDGSDRTDTHEKKKEDAA; encoded by the coding sequence GTGTTCCTGACGATCTCCACCACAGGCAGCGCCGCGGCTCCGGCGACGGACCTCGGGTATCTGCTGCACAAGCACCCGGGCAGGGCCCAGGTCTTCGCCACCTCCTACGGTGACGCGCACGTCTTCTACCCCGAGGCGACCGCGGAGCGGTGCACGGCCGCGCTGCTGCTCGAAGTCGATCCGCCGGCCCTCGTGCGCCGCGGACGCGGCAAGGGCAGGGGCGGGGCGCCGGACGCGGCACTGGCGCAGTATGTGAACGACCGGCCGTACGCGGCCTCGTCGCTGCTGGCGGTGGCGCTGCGGACGGTGTTCGCCAGCGCCCTGCGCGGCGAGTGCCGCACGCTGCCCGAGCGGGCCGCTGCAACACTGCCGCTGCGGGTCGAGGTGCCCGCGGTGCCCGCCCGCGGCGGACCGGCGCTGGTGGCCCGGCTGTTCGAGCCGCTGGGGTGGCAGGTGACGGCGCAGCCGGTGCGGCTGGACGACCACTTCCCCGAGTGGGGCGACTCGCGCTACGTGGGGCTGGTGCTGGAGGGCGAGCTGCGGCTGTCCGACGCGCTGCGGCACCTCTACGTCCTGCTGCCGGTGCTGGACGACGCCAAGCACTACTGGGTGTCCGCCGACGAGGTGGACAAGCTGCTGCGGTTCGGCGAGGGCTGGCTGGCCGGCCACCCCGAGCAGCGGCTGATCACCCGGCGCTATCTGGCCCGGCGCTGGTCGCTCACCCGGGAGGCCGACGAGCGCCTTGAGCTGGTGCGGCTGGCCGACGCCGACGACGTGGCGGTCGAGCAGATCGACAACGCCGTCGAGGCCGAGCAGCCGGACGGCACCGAGGAGCGGCCGGCGCCGCTCGCGGTGCAGCGCCGCGAGGCGATCCTGGCCGGGCTGCGGTCGGCCGGCGCCGCCCGGGTGCTCGACCTGGGCTGCGGCCAGGGCCAGTTGGTGGCCGCGCTGCTCAAGGAGCCGCGCTTCACCGAGATCGTCGGAGTCGACGTCTCGGTGCGGGCCCTGGAGATGGCCGCCCGCCGGCTGCACCTGGACCGGATGGGCGAGCGGCAGTCCTCCCGCCTCACGCTGCTCCAGGGCTCGCTGGCGTACACCGACAAGCGGCTCAAGGGTTATGACGCGGCGGTGCTCAGCGAGGTCGTCGAGCACCTGGACCTGCCGCGGCTGCCCGCGCTCGAATACGCCGTCTTCGGCGCCGCCCGCCCCCGGACGGTGATCGTGACGACGCCGAACGTCGAGTACAACGTGCGCTGGGAGACGCTGCCGGCCGGCCGGCGCCGGCACGCCGACCACCGCTTCGAGTGGACACGGCGGGAATTCCGCGACTGGGCGGCGGCCGTGGCCGGCCGCTACGGCTACACCGTGGAGTTCCGCCCGGTAGGCCCGGACGACCCCGAGGCCGGCCCGCCCACCCAGCTCGCGCACTTCACCGGCGGCGACGGCAGCGACCGTACCGACACCCACGAGAAGAAGAAGGAGGACGCGGCATGA
- the mmuM gene encoding homocysteine S-methyltransferase has translation MPPPPADPPAVPPGAPPAVPPAPAGELAALLAAGGTLVLDGGLSNQLADQGCDLSDPLWTARLLADDPGQIEAAHRAYVRAGADVLITSGYQAGYEGFARRGIGRAEASALLRRSVDLARRAAAGRPGVRVAASVGPYGAVLADGSEYRGRYGLTVRDLADFHRRRIEAAAAAAPDLLALETVPDIDEAEAMLRAAAPTGLPVWLSYTADGDRTRAGQPLAEAFAVAAGRDEVVAVGVNCCAPRDVLPAVELATAVTGKPAVAYPNSGERWNAVARGWEGAPTLDPGLATAWHASGARLIGGCCRVGPSTVSALRAALP, from the coding sequence ATGCCCCCGCCGCCCGCGGACCCGCCGGCCGTACCGCCGGGTGCCCCGCCTGCCGTGCCGCCCGCTCCCGCGGGGGAGTTGGCGGCGCTGCTGGCGGCGGGCGGCACCCTGGTGCTGGACGGGGGTCTGTCCAACCAGCTCGCCGACCAGGGCTGCGACCTGTCCGACCCGCTGTGGACAGCCCGGCTGCTCGCCGACGACCCAGGACAGATCGAGGCGGCCCACCGCGCGTATGTCAGGGCGGGCGCGGATGTGCTGATCACCTCGGGCTACCAGGCCGGCTACGAGGGCTTCGCCCGCCGCGGCATCGGGCGGGCCGAGGCGTCGGCGCTGCTGCGCCGCAGTGTGGACCTGGCCCGCCGGGCGGCGGCGGGCCGGCCGGGAGTGCGGGTGGCGGCATCGGTCGGGCCGTACGGAGCGGTGCTCGCCGACGGCAGCGAGTACCGCGGGCGCTACGGCCTGACGGTCCGCGATCTGGCGGACTTCCACCGGCGGAGGATCGAGGCGGCGGCAGCCGCCGCACCCGACCTGCTCGCCCTGGAGACGGTGCCGGACATCGACGAGGCCGAGGCGATGCTGCGTGCTGCGGCGCCCACGGGTCTGCCGGTGTGGCTGTCCTACACCGCCGACGGCGACCGCACCAGGGCCGGCCAGCCGCTGGCCGAGGCCTTCGCGGTGGCCGCGGGCCGCGACGAGGTGGTCGCGGTGGGCGTCAACTGCTGCGCACCGCGGGACGTGCTGCCCGCGGTGGAGCTGGCGACAGCGGTCACCGGGAAGCCGGCGGTGGCCTACCCGAACAGCGGGGAGCGGTGGAATGCCGTGGCCCGCGGCTGGGAGGGCGCCCCCACGCTCGACCCGGGCCTCGCGACCGCCTGGCACGCCTCCGGCGCCCGGCTGATCGGCGGCTGCTGCCGGGTCGGGCCGTCCACCGTCAGCGCCCTGCGCGCCGCCCTGCCCTGA